The Nocardia arthritidis genome has a window encoding:
- a CDS encoding site-specific integrase, whose product MTMTAPRPRDDSGRSPFALTDVCDQAGLALPAGAHRPVFEDDLWDFTDVVGLPVDMTLVSRRFTFVGIIDLRWRLVAKELIMALLAPRHPAVVRLPRAYRTPLHLRSCRLRLSEISRFFDWLASRGITMLSTVDTSTCEAYLAFRRYLTVADGTVVGEQSPAIRRSAAQIILDLIDYRDLFTADRVSESLRPWGGATASAVAEMPSGRMGNKTPPIAGEMLQPMLAAALHLVEVLGPHAIELNEQIRETDRLSSLKAPGLCHSSPTAIDDIRTVLADYIATNTPLPMLEDHDINRRLTARWSTDDPVLPVATGILARQAGYTQLWSRWQRPLRGPLRDAVAAVGVEKAFARDAAEAPTANGNSSAWTLPLHRSQAVALVGIIRTAALIVVAATSGMRASELMELRVGCRRPIAAPVPGLERYRIASKIVKGQPLGGTDDEWVVIEPAYRAVELAEKLHDNPREGALLFSRFAFQVRYTWFRNWVNSPAGVRLGLAPIPEGPVTLRMLRRTLALEMAYRPGGVLATKLHLKHIATATTEGYASRPGGAQAELLAEVNKHEADRNLQLVLAEFHNYQQGILPAGPGARSLTEFFTSVDTELNTEPAAAPKIQRNDRDILNLLSKRANTLHLGAANYCWFTDPSRALCLKLADTPTADRPLIGMCDSARCPQATHHQVHRPVWIEHAERTKTFLGQLGRTRTTEHARLQADHHRALRVIADIDAATTPTPSEEKP is encoded by the coding sequence ATGACCATGACCGCACCGCGTCCCCGCGACGACAGCGGACGCTCTCCCTTCGCACTCACCGACGTCTGTGATCAGGCAGGGCTGGCCCTGCCCGCGGGCGCACACAGACCGGTGTTCGAGGACGATTTGTGGGACTTCACCGACGTTGTCGGGCTGCCCGTCGACATGACACTGGTGAGCAGGCGGTTCACCTTCGTGGGGATCATCGACCTGAGATGGCGCCTGGTCGCCAAGGAGCTGATCATGGCGCTGCTCGCCCCACGACATCCCGCCGTTGTCCGTTTGCCGCGGGCCTATCGCACACCATTGCATCTGCGTAGTTGCCGCCTGCGACTGAGCGAAATCAGCAGGTTTTTCGACTGGCTCGCCAGTCGGGGAATCACGATGCTGTCGACGGTCGATACCTCGACCTGCGAGGCCTATCTGGCCTTCCGCCGCTACCTCACCGTCGCCGACGGCACCGTCGTCGGTGAGCAAAGCCCCGCGATCCGACGCTCCGCAGCGCAGATCATCCTGGACTTGATCGACTACCGGGACCTGTTCACCGCCGACCGGGTCTCGGAAAGCCTGCGCCCCTGGGGCGGGGCGACAGCAAGCGCTGTCGCCGAAATGCCTTCCGGCAGAATGGGAAACAAGACCCCACCGATCGCAGGCGAGATGCTGCAGCCGATGCTGGCCGCTGCCCTGCATCTGGTGGAGGTCCTCGGACCGCACGCGATCGAGCTCAACGAGCAGATCCGAGAAACCGATCGTCTATCGTCTCTCAAGGCCCCCGGGCTCTGTCACAGCAGCCCGACTGCAATCGACGACATCCGCACAGTCCTCGCCGATTACATCGCAACGAACACACCCCTGCCGATGCTCGAGGACCACGACATCAACCGCCGACTCACTGCCCGCTGGTCGACCGACGACCCCGTGCTTCCGGTCGCCACCGGGATCTTGGCCCGCCAAGCCGGATACACCCAGCTCTGGAGCCGGTGGCAGCGCCCGCTGCGCGGACCGCTGCGCGACGCGGTGGCCGCTGTCGGAGTCGAGAAAGCATTCGCGCGCGACGCAGCCGAAGCTCCTACCGCCAACGGCAACAGTTCAGCCTGGACCCTGCCGCTGCACCGATCACAGGCCGTGGCCCTGGTAGGAATCATCCGCACCGCCGCACTCATCGTTGTTGCCGCGACGTCCGGGATGCGGGCCAGCGAGCTGATGGAATTGCGTGTCGGCTGCCGCCGCCCGATCGCCGCACCGGTCCCCGGCCTCGAGCGCTACCGCATTGCCAGCAAGATCGTCAAAGGCCAGCCTCTCGGCGGCACCGACGACGAATGGGTCGTCATCGAGCCAGCCTACCGCGCTGTCGAACTCGCCGAAAAACTCCACGACAATCCCCGCGAAGGGGCATTGCTGTTCTCCCGCTTCGCATTCCAGGTCAGATACACCTGGTTCCGGAACTGGGTCAACTCCCCGGCCGGCGTCCGTCTCGGGCTCGCCCCGATCCCCGAAGGGCCAGTCACCCTTCGCATGCTCAGAAGAACTCTCGCACTGGAAATGGCCTACCGGCCCGGCGGTGTTCTCGCCACGAAACTACACCTCAAGCACATCGCGACGGCCACCACGGAAGGCTACGCATCCCGCCCGGGCGGCGCCCAGGCCGAACTGCTGGCCGAAGTCAACAAGCACGAAGCCGACCGCAACCTGCAACTCGTGCTGGCCGAATTCCACAACTACCAGCAAGGAATCCTGCCCGCCGGGCCCGGAGCCCGCAGCCTTACCGAGTTCTTCACATCCGTCGACACCGAACTCAATACCGAACCTGCTGCAGCACCGAAGATCCAACGCAACGACCGCGACATCCTCAACCTGCTATCCAAACGCGCCAACACGCTGCACCTCGGCGCCGCGAACTACTGCTGGTTCACCGACCCCTCCCGCGCGCTCTGCCTCAAACTCGCCGACACCCCCACCGCGGACCGGCCCTTGATCGGCATGTGTGACTCCGCCCGCTGCCCGCAGGCCACCCACCACCAGGTTCACCGACCCGTCTGGATC